The Chitinophaga niabensis genomic interval GCTTCAGGGGTGGGGCATTATCGAAAGATACCCAGCTGCCGAGGCTATTTTCTACCTGGCGGATCTTTTCTTCTGTTTCAGCGGAATATTTTTCCTGGGAAAAGCAACTAATGGTTAGGCATAAAAGTAAAAAGGTAACTGCGCAACGCATTGGAGCAAGGTTTAGATAGATATGAAGATAATAAAAAAAGTGGCGGGTATCCCTATCTTTGCGAACATGACGCGTTGGGAAAATTACATCATTGCTGCAGAGAAGATCATTACAGGTTATAACGGAAGTTTGCCCCTGCATCACTATCTCAAAACATTCTTCAAGGCGCATCCGCACATGGGAAGCCGCGACAGGAAGAGGGTGCAGCAATTAGTGTATCACTTCTTCCGGCTGGGGAACTGGGAGGTTTCCCTTCCTCTGAAAGAAAGGATCTTACTTGGCACCTTCCTGTGTGAGCAGGCGCCGGATGAATTGTTGACCTTCTTTAAGCCGGAATGGAATGTAGCTGCTTCGTTTGAAGATAAACTGGCAACCCTGGGGCTCCAATGGGATGCAACGTCCGCTTTCCCTTTTGCAAAACATTTGTCTGCCGGCATTGATGCGGAACGGTTTACGCGTTCCTTCCTGCAACAACCTAAATTATTCCTGCGTGCCCGGCCCGGTAAGTTAGCTGCCATCCTTCGTTTGCTGGAAGGGAATTACATGTATGAACAGATCGGTGCTAATACGATCGCATTACCGAACGGCACAAAAACAGAACTGATCATCCCGGATAAAAGCTGGTATGAAGTGCAGGACCTGTCCTCACAGGAAACCGGTTTCCGTTTTCATCCAAAGGCAGGAGAGCATTGGTGGGATTGCTGTGCGGCGAGTGGCGGAAAATCCATTCTTCTGCACGATCTGCAACCTGCGATTCATCTTTTTGCCAGTGATGTAAGGGCGAGCATCCTGGAGAACCTGCGCAGGCGTTTTGCAGAAGCGGGCCTCAAGAACTATAGCTCCAAAGTGCTGGACCTCACTTCGCCTGCTTTAAGAGCATCGCTGCCCCGCACGCAATTTTCCGGTATTATACTCGATGCGCCTTGCAGTGGTTCCGGCACCTGGGGGCGTACGCCGGAAAGCATCACTTTTTTCAAAGCGGCACAGATCAAGGAATACGCAACCCTGCAAAAACAGATAGCCCGTAATGTGGCCCCTTTTCTGGCCCCCGGAGGAACATTGGTGTATATCACCTGCTCGGTGTTCAGGGAAGAAAATGAGGAGGCCGTAGCCTTCCTGGAACAGGAGTGTGGGTTGAAGATAGAAGAGAGCGGAATTGTGAGCGGGTATGAGCGGAATGCGGATACGATGTTTGTAGCGGTGGCAGGGAGATCAGTATAGTTGTCGCAAAACGCCCCTGGCGGGTAACGGGCTTTTAGGCTCAAACCTGCCATGGTAGCTTCATCCTTGCTTCATCCTTGCTTCATGTTGCCATCCAGAGCGGGTTTAAGCTACTTTAAAGCAAGGATAAAGCAAGGATTAGACATAAAAGAAAGAGGGCCGTTCCTTTTTATGGGAACAGCCCTCTTTGCCTTTTATAGCATTTAACGGCGAATGATGCCGCCGCCTAATACATCGTCTCCTTCATAGAACACGGCAGACTGACCAGGGGCAATGCCTTTCACCTGCTCGTAGAAATTCACTTTCACTGTATCATTGGTCCCGCTGTAAACATTGGCCAGGGTACCTTTATCCTTATACCGGATCTTTACAATAGACTCAATGCCCTCCGGCAGATGATCATATTTACCGAAATTGATGCCGCCTACCGTCATTTCACTGCGGTTCAACTCATGTTCCTCACCCAGTACAACGGTATTGGTTTCCGGGATGATCTCTGTAACAAAGATGGGTTTGCCCAAAGCAATATCCAGCCCTTTACGCTGCCCGATGGTATAGAAGGGGTAACCTTTATGTTTACCCACGATCGTGCCGTCTGCCAGTACAAAATTGCCCCCGTTCACCCTTTCTTCCAGGCCATCCACTTTGCGTTTCAGGAAACCACGGTAGTCGTTATCCGGCACAAAGCAGATCTCGTAACTTTCCGCCTTTTTAGCCAGTTCAGGATAACCGAAGTCCATGGCCATCTGGCGGATCTCCGTTTTGCGGTATCCACCCAGGGGCAGCAGGGTACGTTTTACTACATCCTGGTCCAGCCCCCAGAGCACATAACTCTGGTCTTTGGTTTCGTCCACTCCTTTGCTGATCACGCCGCGGCCATTTTCCATACGGAGCTTGGCATAGTGGCCCGTAGCAATGAATTCACAATCCATGGCATCCGCCCGTTTCATCAGGGCGCGCCATTTGATATGTGTATTGCACAACACACACGGATTGGGCGTGCGGCCTGCAATGTATTCATCCACGAAATTGTTGATCACAAAATCCCCGAATTCATCCCTGATATCTAAAATGAAGTGCGGAAAGCCATGATGTACGGCAGCAGCCCGGGCGTCATTAAAAGAATCCAGGTTACAGCAGCCCGTTTCCTTTTTGGAAGGTCCGGCAGAAGCGTAATCCCAGGTCTTCATGGTGATGCCCACCACTTCATAGCCTTGCTCATGGAGCATCAGGGCAGTGACCGTACTGTCTATCCCCCCGCTCATGGCAACCAGCACTTTTCCAAGCTTGCTCATCTGTTAATTGGTTAAGGATGCAAAATTACAGAAATCCTGCTAAAGGGGCAGGTTTAGCTTATAGATAGTGATGATGGGCCTATAGTTGCCAATTACCAGATACTGCATAAATATTAACCAATCAGGTATTTACAACGATTGATGTGCATTATATCCGCAAATCTTTAGTAAATTGTCAATAATTTCGAATACTAACTATATATTTATCGGCTAAACAGTTTAGTTATTTAATAAATTTCGCATGCATGCTTTCGAGATTGAATAGAAAACACGTTATGAACAACCCCGCCTGGGGTATTACACCTGAATACTTCCATTATCCTGAAAAAGTGCTGCAGTTTGGTACAGGCGTACTTTTAAGAGGATTGGTAGATTACCTGATAGACAAGGCAAACAAAAAAGGTCTCTTCCAGGGACGGGTGGTAGTGGTAAAGTCCACAGATGGGCCGGCCGGCGCTTTTGCCGCACAGGATGGCCTTTTTACTACACATATTAAAGGAATTTCTCAAGGAGAACCGGTTGATCAATACCTGGTGAACGCTTCTATTAGTCGTACTTTGCAATCGAATGCAGAGTGGGAGGCAATATTAGAGGCTGCCACGCAGCCGGGCCTGGAGATCATCGTATCCAACACTACCGAAGTGGGGATCCAGTATGTGGAAGAGAATGTAGCCGCCGGGGTGCCTGTTTCCTTTCCGGGTAAATTGCTGGCCATCCTTTACGAACGATATAAGAAACATCCGGCCCAGGGATTCATTATCATACCTACGGAACTGGTGGTAGATAATGGCAAACTCCTCAAAGAGATCGTATTACAACTGGCAGCCTTTAACAAAATGCCGGAAGCATTCGTTGAATGGATCTCTGCTGCCAACAAGTTCTGCAGTTCTTTGGTAGACAGGATCGTACCGGGCAAACCCAAGGACCTGAAGGAATGCTGGGAAAAAGCAGGTTACGAAGATGAATTATGGATCGAAGCAGAACCATTCCTCCTCTGGGCAATTGAAGGAGATGCCGCCGTTGCCCAAAAACTGTCTTTCCACCAGGCAGATGCCAGGATGCTGATAGCACCCAGCATTACACCTTACCGCGAGCAAAAATTAAGGATCCTGAATGGCAGCCACACCGCAGCTGTTGCCCTGGGTTACCTTTCCGGTTTGAATACCGTGTATGAATGTATGCAGGATGCCTATATGCGCCGTTTCTTTGAAATGGTTGTGTTAGAAGAGATCCTGCCCACGCTCAGTGCATTAGGACCTCAGACTGCTGTATTTGCGCAGGATGTGCTGGACCGTTTTGCCAACCCTTCTATTGAACATAAACTCATAAGTATTACCTTTCAGCAGAGTTCCAAAATGAACGCCCGTAATGTGCAGACCCTGCTGCGCTACCGGGAAGCCAAAGGTGTACTACCCGAAATGCTGATCTTAGGGTTTGCCGCTGCGTTACTTTTCCTGAAACCTGTGCGCGTAACAGATGGTAAATATCAGGGACAGCGCAAAGACGCGTTCTACGATATCACTGACGACAATGCACCCATTTTTGCATCTTATTGGCAATCGGTTGAAACCCCGGGCTATACGGAGGTTTCAGGCATGGTACGCAGTATTTGCGGAGACAGCCGCCTCTGGGAAACCGATCTCAATAATATCCCGGGTTTTGCTGATACCGTAACCGATCACCTGGTAGGTATGATGCAGAATGGCGTAAAAGCATACGTTACAAATCACTCTAAGGTTTTATAAGCAGCGCAATGAAAACTTTCTTATCGGAAGACTTTTTACTCAAAACAGAAACGGCCAAAAGGCTTTACCACGACTATGCGAAGGACATGCCGGTAATTGATTACCACAATCACCTGCCTCCTGATCAAATAGCCGGCAACCATCAGTTTGCTACTATCACAGAAGCCTGGTTAAAAGGCGATCACTATAAATGGCGCGCCATGCGTGCAAACGGTGTGAATGAAGAACTTATCACCGGCGGAACAGATGATTGGACCAAGTTCAAAGTATGGGCAGAAACTGTTCCCTACACCATGCGTAATCCTTTGTATCACTGGACGCATATGGAACTGCTGAACCCCTTCGGTATAAAAGAAGTACTGAATGGCGATAACGCTAAAAGCATCTACGAAACCTGTAACGCACAGCTGCCAAAGTTCAGCACCAAGGCGCTGTTGCAGCATTACAAAGTAGATGCGCTCTGCACAACAGACGATCCCGCAGATCCGCTGACACATCACGAAGCCATCAGCAAACAGGGATTTGCCACTAAAGTATTACCTACTTTCCGCCCGGATAAAGCCATGGCAGTGGAAGATCCTGCCAGCTTCAAAGCCTATCTGCAAAAGCTGGGTGCCGCCGCGGATATTGATATCAACAGCTACAGCGCATTGCTGGCCGCATTGAAGAAAAGGCACGACTACTTCCATGCAAATGGCGGAAGACTTTCTGACCACGGCCTTAACTTCTTCATATATGCTGATTTTACAGAAGCAGCATTAGAGCAGGCATTTAAAGATGTAATGGCCGGCAAACAACTGGATGATGCTGCAACAGCCATGTTCAAATCCGCCACGCTTCATTTCATTTGCGTATGGAACCATGAAAAAGGCTGGGCGCAACAGTTTCACGCCGGTGCTATCCGCAATAATAATTCCCGTTTACTGAAACGTTTAGGCGCAGACGCGGGGGTGGATTCCATCGGAGACTGGCCTATGGCCGAAGCCATGAGCCGCTTCTTCGACAGGCTGGATAAAGAAGATAAACTGGCAAAGACCATCGTGTATAACCTGAATCCTTCTCATAACGAAGTATATGCTACCATGGTAGGTAATTTCCAGGATGGAACGGTTGCAGGCAAAATGCAGTTCGGTTCCGGCTGGTGGTTCCTTGACCAGAAAGATGGCATGGAAAAACAAATGAACGCCCTGAGCAATATGGGCCTTCTGAGCAGGTTTGTAGGTATGTTAACTGATTCCCGCAGTTTCCTGTCATATTCAAGACATGAGTATTTCAGAAGAATATTATGTAATTTGATCGGCAATGATGTGGAGAATGGTGAACTGCCAGGAGATATTCCATGGTTAGGAAAGATGGTACAGGATATCAGTTACAATAACGCCAAAGCCTATTTTAATTTCTAATGCAGCCGGTATCAGTTATAACATTTGGAGAAATATTACTGCGCCTTTCCCCGGAATGGGCGCAGCAGCGTGCAGCCATCTTTGTAGGAGGTGCTGAAGCTAATGTGGCCGCAGCATTAGCTACCTGGGGAAATACCGTGGCATATATCAGTAAGGCGCCTGAGAATGGTTTATCACGCCAGGTACTGGAACAGTTACAAACCATCGGTATTCAAACGGACAGGATGTTGTGGGGCGGAGACCGCATTGGTGCTTATTACCTTGCGCAGGGATCTGATCTGAAACATGCAGAAGTAGTGTACGACCGTAAATATTCCAGCTTCAGCGAGATCAAACCCGGCACCGTGAACTGGGACGATCTGCTGGGCGATGCAAAATGGTTCCACTGGAGTGCTATTTCACCAGCACTCAACCCGGATGCCGTGATCATTTGTAAAGAGGTGCTGGAAGCAGCTACCCGCAAGGGAA includes:
- a CDS encoding RsmB/NOP family class I SAM-dependent RNA methyltransferase gives rise to the protein MKIIKKVAGIPIFANMTRWENYIIAAEKIITGYNGSLPLHHYLKTFFKAHPHMGSRDRKRVQQLVYHFFRLGNWEVSLPLKERILLGTFLCEQAPDELLTFFKPEWNVAASFEDKLATLGLQWDATSAFPFAKHLSAGIDAERFTRSFLQQPKLFLRARPGKLAAILRLLEGNYMYEQIGANTIALPNGTKTELIIPDKSWYEVQDLSSQETGFRFHPKAGEHWWDCCAASGGKSILLHDLQPAIHLFASDVRASILENLRRRFAEAGLKNYSSKVLDLTSPALRASLPRTQFSGIILDAPCSGSGTWGRTPESITFFKAAQIKEYATLQKQIARNVAPFLAPGGTLVYITCSVFREENEEAVAFLEQECGLKIEESGIVSGYERNADTMFVAVAGRSV
- the mnmA gene encoding tRNA 2-thiouridine(34) synthase MnmA, whose amino-acid sequence is MSKLGKVLVAMSGGIDSTVTALMLHEQGYEVVGITMKTWDYASAGPSKKETGCCNLDSFNDARAAAVHHGFPHFILDIRDEFGDFVINNFVDEYIAGRTPNPCVLCNTHIKWRALMKRADAMDCEFIATGHYAKLRMENGRGVISKGVDETKDQSYVLWGLDQDVVKRTLLPLGGYRKTEIRQMAMDFGYPELAKKAESYEICFVPDNDYRGFLKRKVDGLEERVNGGNFVLADGTIVGKHKGYPFYTIGQRKGLDIALGKPIFVTEIIPETNTVVLGEEHELNRSEMTVGGINFGKYDHLPEGIESIVKIRYKDKGTLANVYSGTNDTVKVNFYEQVKGIAPGQSAVFYEGDDVLGGGIIRR
- a CDS encoding tagaturonate reductase; the encoded protein is MLSRLNRKHVMNNPAWGITPEYFHYPEKVLQFGTGVLLRGLVDYLIDKANKKGLFQGRVVVVKSTDGPAGAFAAQDGLFTTHIKGISQGEPVDQYLVNASISRTLQSNAEWEAILEAATQPGLEIIVSNTTEVGIQYVEENVAAGVPVSFPGKLLAILYERYKKHPAQGFIIIPTELVVDNGKLLKEIVLQLAAFNKMPEAFVEWISAANKFCSSLVDRIVPGKPKDLKECWEKAGYEDELWIEAEPFLLWAIEGDAAVAQKLSFHQADARMLIAPSITPYREQKLRILNGSHTAAVALGYLSGLNTVYECMQDAYMRRFFEMVVLEEILPTLSALGPQTAVFAQDVLDRFANPSIEHKLISITFQQSSKMNARNVQTLLRYREAKGVLPEMLILGFAAALLFLKPVRVTDGKYQGQRKDAFYDITDDNAPIFASYWQSVETPGYTEVSGMVRSICGDSRLWETDLNNIPGFADTVTDHLVGMMQNGVKAYVTNHSKVL
- the uxaC gene encoding glucuronate isomerase produces the protein MKTFLSEDFLLKTETAKRLYHDYAKDMPVIDYHNHLPPDQIAGNHQFATITEAWLKGDHYKWRAMRANGVNEELITGGTDDWTKFKVWAETVPYTMRNPLYHWTHMELLNPFGIKEVLNGDNAKSIYETCNAQLPKFSTKALLQHYKVDALCTTDDPADPLTHHEAISKQGFATKVLPTFRPDKAMAVEDPASFKAYLQKLGAAADIDINSYSALLAALKKRHDYFHANGGRLSDHGLNFFIYADFTEAALEQAFKDVMAGKQLDDAATAMFKSATLHFICVWNHEKGWAQQFHAGAIRNNNSRLLKRLGADAGVDSIGDWPMAEAMSRFFDRLDKEDKLAKTIVYNLNPSHNEVYATMVGNFQDGTVAGKMQFGSGWWFLDQKDGMEKQMNALSNMGLLSRFVGMLTDSRSFLSYSRHEYFRRILCNLIGNDVENGELPGDIPWLGKMVQDISYNNAKAYFNF